From the Lolium rigidum isolate FL_2022 chromosome 2, APGP_CSIRO_Lrig_0.1, whole genome shotgun sequence genome, one window contains:
- the LOC124686430 gene encoding auxin-responsive protein SAUR36-like, which translates to MHSKKLDQLAKKWQRMVAAGQKTADAGGCCSTASVADRGHCVMYTADGSRFEVPLVYLRTMVFSELLRISQEEFGFSSDGKITLPFGASVMEYVMLLIRREASEEVEKAFLSSIARSCHSASCMASMRLNQQFSVCS; encoded by the coding sequence ATGCATTCGAAGAAGCTTGATCAACTTGCCAAGAAGTGGCAGCGGATGGTGGCAGCCGGCCAGAAGACTGCAGACGCGGGCGGATGCTGCAGCACTGCTTCTGTTGCAGACAGAGGACATTGTGTCATGTACACTGCTGATGGATCACGGTTCGAGGTCCCATTGGTGTACTTACGCACAATGGTCTTCAGTGAGCTCCTGAGGATATCTCAAGAGGAATTTGGCTTCTCTAGCGATGGCAAGATCACATTACCTTTTGGTGCCTCGGTGATGGAGTACGTGATGTTATTGATTAGGAGAGAGGCATCTGAAGAGGTTGAGAAGGCGTTCCTGAGCTCCATAGCAAGGTCTTGCCACAGTGCAAGCTGTATGGCCTCAATGAGACTTAATCAGCAATTTTCTGTTTGTAGCTAG
- the LOC124691741 gene encoding protein SUPPRESSOR OF K(+) TRANSPORT GROWTH DEFECT 1-like, producing MYGAMKEQAVALVRQAVAEDDAGEYAAALQHYVHALDYFAAHLRYERNPKVRDAIAARLPGYVSRAEEIRALLDGQAGRGGEGEGVAAEACRKGGQRKKDGEDDERGAEMAKLRAGLHSAIVSEKPNVRWDDVAGLDGAKQALQEAVVLPVKYPQFFTGKRRPWRAFLLYGPPGTGKSYLAKAVATEADSTFFSISSSDLLSKWMGESEKLVANLFEMARENAPSIIFIDEIDSLCGQRGEGNESESSRRVKTELLVQMQGVGHNDDKVLVLAATNTPYALDQAVRRRFDKRIYIPLPDLKARQRMFKVHLGDTPHSLTESDFERLAQRTDGFSGSDIAVCVKDVLFEPVRKTQDAMFFFRSDGGSGTWTPCGSRQPGAVQTTMEELAEEGMADKITPPPISRTDFEKVLARQRPTVSKAELDIYTRFTREFGEEG from the exons ATGTACGGCGCGATGAAGGAGCAGGCGGTGGCGCTGGTGCGGCAGGCGGTGGCGGAGGACGACGCGGGCGAGTACGCGGCGGCGCTGCAGCACTACGTGCACGCGCTCGACTACTTCGCGGCGCACCTCAGGTACGAGCGCAACCCCAAGGTGCgcgacgccatcgccgccaggctcCCGGGCTACGTCTCCCGCGCCGAGGAGATCCGCGCGCTCCTCGACGGCCAGgccgggcgcggcggcgagggcgagggcgtggcggcggaggcctGCAGGAAGGGTGGCCAGAGGAAGaaggacggcgaggacgacgagcGCGGCGCGGAGATGGCCAAGCTCCGCGCGGGGCTCCACTCGGCGATCGTCTCCGAGAAGCCCAACGTCAGGTGGGACGACGTCGCCGGGCTCGACGGCGCCAAGCAGGCGCTGCAGGAGGCCGTCGTGCTACCCGTCAAGTACCCGCAGTTCTTCACCG GTAAAAGGAGACCGTGGAGGGCGTTTCTCCTGTACGGGCCGCCGGGGACGGGGAAGTCCTACTTGGCCAAAGCCGTCGCGACTGAGGCCGACTCCACCTTCTTCAG TATATCTTCATCGGATCTTCTTTCCAAGTGGATGGGAGAAAGCGAAAAGCTAGTCGCAAACCTCTTCGAAATGGCTCGTGAAAATGCACCTTCCATCATCTTCATCGATGAAATTGATTCTTTGTGTGGCCAACGTGGGGAAGGCAATGAGAGCGAGTCTTCTAGGAGGGTCAAAACGGAGCTTCTCGTCCAAATGCAG GGAGTTGGCCATAATGATGACAAGGTCCTTGTTCTTGCTGCTACCAACACTCCATATGCTCTGGATCAG GCTGTGAGGCGCCGTTTCGACAAGCGCATCTACATTCCACTACCTGACCTTAAAGCCAGGCAACGCATGTTCAAG GTCCATCTCGGTGACACCCCTCACAGCCTAACTGAGAGCGATTTCGAAAGATTGGCACAGCGAACAGATGGATTCTCCGGCTCAGACATTGCCGTCTGC GTGAAGGACGTGTTGTTCGAGCCCGTGCGAAAGACACAGGACGCCATGTTCTTCTTCAGGTCAGATGGCGGCAGCGGCACCTGGACGCCGTGTGGCTCAAGGCAACCAGGCGCTGTGCAGACCACCATGGAGGAGCTAGCGGAGGAAGGCATGGCTGACAAG ATTACCCCACCTCCGATCTCCAGGACAGACTTCGAGAAGGTCCTTGCGAGGCAGAGGCCTACAGTGAGCAAGGCGGAGCTGGATATTTATACCAGGTTCACCAGAGAGTTTGGGGAGGAGGGCTGA